In Oryza sativa Japonica Group chromosome 8, ASM3414082v1, the sequence TATTTTAAATACAACCATGAGTTTTCGTGTTTAACTTTGATCGTCCcttttatttaaatttcttttatgattagtatttgtATTGttattagagcaagtataatagtagggtATAAGCTGGCTAAATGCTGAGTcggaggagaaaagagaggagaaacgAGCTGTAAATTTACAGCCGGCTTGGatacaagaaccaagaaactctgtgagagagacaagtggattctgtattaattgtaaagagctaactattagagaagtttaatagtatagcccactacaagctctaattcatctataaccgatctaatagccaattcatacaatagttgcttactatactattaatatgtgGTCcaacttgtcatacacacattgtgtcttggagtccgtgctgcagctggctacaaatctatagcccgctgctcttctctctcatcttttatctcgttaaaatatatttatagttggctaatagtctgctattgtacctgcttctATGGGTAGACTGAGAAAAGACTACAAAGAACCTTATATCCAATAGGTTGtctgtattattagccttgctcttaaataataaaacatgaacaaTACTTTAGGCATGActtgttttttaaatttttttttaaaaaaatattttaaataagacggacgattaaaatTGAACACGAAAACTCGTGACTGCACTCAAAATCGGACGAAACGAGTGTAGAATATACTCATCTGAAATCATCTGAAGATTGCATATCCTTGACCATTCAATCTCAGGGAGGGGAGGTCAGGTCACATGGGCTGTCTTGGCTGGGATCGTTACTTGTGTTTGGAAGCAAATCACCCTCCCACACTAAAAACGGAGTGAcctattaacacatgattaattaagtattagctaatttttttaaaaaaaataaatttatttatttattttaagaaacttttgtatataattctttttaaaaaatcacatcatttagccatttgaaaagcgtgcgcgtagAAAAAGAGGGGAGTGAGTTTGCTACGGGTAGTACCTAGTTTCAATGATTCGGCTATGGCCATATATCTCTATCTTGTTGACACGAATCGATAACAAAAGTActaaattttcatatatattccAATTAAATTGTTGTTAAAATATTGacatactaaaattttgataacaaAAGTACAACAAATTTCATATCTATTCATATAAAAATGTTATTAAATTTTCACTAATTTGTAgaaaatataccgtttaacagtttgaaaaatgtgctaAAAAAACGAGATAGAATCCACATGTTAATAAAAAAGCGGAGGTAATGCAGACTTTAGCACTTGATGGTGGTCGAGTCATTAACATTTTAGACAGTGTTTTATTCACTGTTTCCAACTTCACCCACTCATTTTTCACACGTACGTTACCAAACTATTAAAcataacttaaaaaaatcatattaatatatttatttaaaaaacaagTAATATCAATTAATTATGTACTAATAAGTAGTTCCGTTTTACATTTGCGAGAATGAGTTCCCAAGTCAGTTTGCCGAACTCAGCCTAGTGCTGTTAATCTCAGTCTCTTTGCCCGTGTTccgggggggaggggaggagggacaCACACATCCACGGGCCTGTCTGGTGCCCATGAGTAAAAGGAAAATACTTTAGCTTACCTAAATTGGTGACAAGGCACCACTGATATTAAAATTATTAGCTATTACTTCTTTTGGGATATGTccaaatttataatattatgatatgtcaaatttctcaaaatcccttatattttaggacggacgGAGTAACAAGTTTAATGGTAGAATAAATATTAGCTATTAGCTCATATTAAACCTAATATGTAGTATAATATATAAGTTTATctctatatttttcttatatCTTTTTTCATCCATACATTTATCTTAGAGTACATGACTATATGAGCCAACATTCTTTTTTTCTATAAGTTCTCTTACCTTCATGTAAATTTATAGTTACTCGAGTTTGAGTAGTTTATAGGCACTTGCTCCAATTTGAGTTGCGGTTCCCACCAACATGTGAGGAAGACACTGATCACTGTGTTAGTCACTTCAGCTCTCTCTCTGTCTGTACCACAAAGTGGAGCCGGGTGGATTAGGCAGATAAGCACAGATACAGGACAGCAAATCAGCTGTGTTAAATTCAGCCCATTTTGCTACAGAAAAACGGCCCAAAAAAATAAGTTGACCCTTTAAGGCCCATATGGCCGTACACAGCTCATCCAGATTCCAGAACACTGATCCCTCCGGCCTTTGCAGCCCATAAAAGCCCATTATTCTCTCTCTCCAGTCTGCAACACTAAATGTTTCTACACTAACTTGACAGTCTTGAATGACTACCACTTTTCATATAGGTCACACTCCCTAATAGCAATAGGGAGTACTCCCTTCACTAAGTTGTTTAGACTTTTTATTAGTTAAACTTATTTAATTTTGATCAACTTTACGTAGAAATATAGTACCATttctaacacaaaacaaacatattatcaaaatatattcaatgatagatttaataaaactaagtTGGTGTTTTAGATactgctatttttttctataaatttgatcaaacttaaaagaatctaaataaaaaaaagtcaaaacaacttttaatataaaacggagggagtagtataaatttgatcaaacttaaaagaatctaaataaaaaaagttaaaacaacttataatataaaacggaaggAGCTGTAGAAATTAAGCAAGTAATCGACATTGGGAGGTACCAGGATAGCAACCTGCCTCCTGTTTCAGTCATATCAAATACAGTAAtaatttataaaagaaaaacatagtcGTAAGTCGTATCATATCATTATGATACTTCATCATCATTACAGCTTTCTTAATCTGTGATAAACTAGGGCAGCTTGGATCTCCCTGCACCATTGATCAGTATGTGCAGTCATCACTCTTGATCAGAATCTGAAGTCATGCATACGAAATCTTCAGTGTTTAATTCCACCATTGATGAGGGATTAAACAAATGTGTGATAAAGATCACCCAACCTTCAAAACATTATCTAATTCCATTACGCATGCATGAATTTGTTTGTGAGGGCTAGCTTTCATCGCGTCGACTTTGTTGCAAGCTCAAGAAAATATCTGACAGTGATGGAGCCGTCAGGGTGGTAGAAAGAAAGCAAGTCAATTTGCAAAGCAGTTCTTTCTGACAGGTAGCCATCCTGCAACGAGTTATGAGTTCTAATCCTCTCATTGTTGCTCGTTACCTTAGTTACCTTATTAGCACAacccaaatttatttttttaaacggGGTTTGTGGGTTTTATTTCACTGTACTATATTCTTTAAGCATTGGCTTATAAATCACTAATAACACAGatataaagttattttttttaccatgaaTTATGTTTGTAACTTCGTTCCATTTTCTGCAGAAGATAAACGCAAATAAGATAGCGTAGAATTGATCATTTGTAAGTTTAGTATAGATATATTGCATCTTTCTATAACATCAGCAGTGCGAACAGCTGACGTTGTCCTAGCTTACTGACCCCCAATACATGATAAATCTTTGTCAGGAAGACGGAGAAAACAGTGCATCGTTCCAACTCTGAATGTACAAAATCCGAGTTGGTCAGTTTCAATAAAACTGATCTACCGTGCAATTGTCGTTATCGCTTACCAAATCCATGTTAACTTTATTAAGCAATTTGCTCTTGTAGTAGCATCAACATAATCCATTAAAATGCATTAAGTATAACAGAACCCCCCAAAAAGTATCAAGCAAACAACGTTTATTCATATACATGTATGGTGGTGAATGGCTAGTAGTTCTTGTGAGCTACTGCTACTAACCGGTGGAGAGATTCTCCATAGGAAAATGCCTtatcaagagaaaaaaaaaagtagtttaCACTGCCATCTATTTGGATATCAGAGTGCCACGTCACCTGGAGAATGGAGATGACCTCTCATATTTCTGAACAGAAGCATGTATACATGCAAACGTGTCTATAAGGGTTTCTAGTTCTACAACCTTTCATCTATGAGAAATATAGGTTCTATAAACACAAAGCCCTTGGTTTTAAGGGTGGAACATCACTATTCTATGTTCTGAATATATCTTGTGCTTGTGTCTGTCAAGGCACCTGGGAGAACTGGTCTTGTTATCATCCACAGCTTGGGACACAGTGCACCTTGCTCTCTTTTCACAATCTTCTGCACCTACCAGCCATGCACAATTTGTATGCCCCTTCAGTCTAAAAGTTCAATCCATCTGAATTCTGAACCCTTGCACCATCAATCAAGCTCGAATCGTCCATGCTGAAGTCTTGGTAGTCAAGCAGCCAGTCTGTTGTGCTTCCATCCCATGCTGACTGCTTAACGATGCCACTGAAGTCATCTTCATTGCTGCTAGTAAAATTTAGCCATGGCTCGTCAGCTGGAAGCTCTGCCTCCAACAGCCAGTTCACCAATGGGTCCAGGCCATGACTGCTGGTGTTCCTGCTTGACTGCTCCATCGAGTCTGTGGGCACTGACATGTCCCTGCTGCAGCCTCCCTCGGGATCGAACGGATATGCCATACCATTTGACTTGGCTGATTCGGTTGTGGCAGTGGACAGCGTGGAGGTTCTTGTTTGGCTAACCACCTTGGTGTTGGGCAGAGGCTGATGTGTGGCTGGGTCGATGCCCATCTTGATGAGCTTCTTCTTGATGTGCGTGTTCCAATGGTTCTTGATCTCGTTGTCTGTTCTCCCTGGTAATTTGGCGGCGATCTTGGACCATCTGTGTACGGATACAAGGTATCAAGAATCAAGAGTAATGAAAATGGTAATGTTATTCCAGTAAAAAAATATGGTAATGTTATCTTCTTTGTGCAAGGAACCGAAAGGGTGAAAAAGACAAGCCATTCGACCAATTTCAAGTATTTTCCCAGTTTGCTAATGATAGCAGTGTATTCGATATCATGTTTCAACATTTTTTGCACTAAGCTAGGTTGATTACGACATGATTGGTGCTATCACTTTTACTTTGTAGCCTTTGAATTGTTctatttctttctctctctggtTCATCTACATAACATATGGAGGTTACATCAACATAACATTTGTCGGTTTAGAGGGCaataacaaaaacaagcatTACTATTCCATTATTCTTTTGAGTCACATTAGCATCATTGTAATGACCAAAGGCACGGAACAATAAATCAACAACAGAGGTTACAGAGAAGAAGATAATAAAAGGAACAAGAATCACTCATTCAGGACCTAGTGAAATAATGACATGCAAAACCCACGGGTTAATTAACTGTCAAAAATGTCGAACGCTGATACAGTTGCACTTAGACAGCTAACAGTAAGTTTTTAGAAGATATGAGGTCCTATTATCAGCAATTTCCTTTCCAGATAGATTATTCTAAGCAGTTCCAACAAAAATGTTAACCAAGGGTAGCTTACTCTCAGTATATAAGGACTTGTTTCATTCTAAACAAAGTACTAATAGTTTTTAGATAAGCTTGTAGTGATTAATAGTCATGGAGGCAGACTGGAGGTTTGAGATTTGACAAGGATACCGTGTGCATATGACTTTGACGCTCTTGGTTAAATTCAGCTGGTTGAGTATTGGGCACATATAGTCATTTGCTAATTAGTTGTATACAAAAATAATCTCAATTATTTTGTTGGGACGCCAATACTGATATTAGATAGCAATCTGTCATACTATCTATGCTCCTTTACTTTCAGCTTTAGAAATTGATATGATCTGTAGCACACACCTTCGACCATCATTTTTTCTCAATCAAGATTTCAAGTATAATTATACGAAGAAGTtacatgaaaaattaaaaatctaGTAATCTCATTTTGAAATAACAAATCCAAACAGTTTGATGCATATTAGTGGTCAAAGCTTTATGAGTTTGATCCATaaaagaaacagagggagtGATGTATCACTATGCATcttgtaataattaataaatgcatgcatgcatacatcaTGTTTTTTGTTCATATACATAGTAAACATACTACAAGTTAAGTGCTCATACGATCTTTAGAAACACAAATGCACTGCTTCTAAAGCATACCAAGAGATTGATATGTAACTACACACTGCTACATACACGATGCACACACTAACTGCATGCAATTTGGTTTTTGAGAAGCATTGTGGCACCACTGCTCATTACCATGAAGTTTTGCTTTACCTATATTCCGTTTTTCCTGGATGCTTCTAAACTTAATCAAAAGGAATTCACTCATGGGTTCATGCCCAGGAATGCATGCAGATAGCATTTTCTAGCATAGCAGGAGGCAGATGGATCAACATATGAGATGCCCTATATGCAAGCTTATAAGCGTGCTACAatatatcatatcatatcatgaGATATCCATGCAAGTAGGCGTACCTGTTACCAAGCTTGGCATGGAGGTCCACAACAAGCTGCTCCTCGTCTGCGGTGAGGAGGCCACGCTTGAGGTCAGGGCGGAGATAGTTGGTCCACCGCAACCGGCAGCTCTTGCCACAGCGCAGCAGCCCTGCCAACTTAGGCACTGCTCGCCAGCAGCAGCGGCCATGTGTCAGGATGAAACTGATGAGCTTCTTGTCCTCCTCTGCCGTCCATGGCCCCCTCTTCACCTTCTTCTTGTCACAGCACGGCTGCCTCCCCATTTGCTAGTTACTGCAGACTTGCACCAGATAGATGGAATCCTGTATAAAATGAACACTTATAAATTTCTAGTGCTTGCACATGTCCAGTGAGCTGCAAAACTCCTGTGCACAAGCGTCAGATGAAAGGGTGGTGACAGCTCTGTTGCAACTGCAATTGGTGTCTGTGCTTGCATATTTATAGGTCAGCTCCTCACTTCCTCAGTTTCTCGAAAAAAATGTGTCTTTCATGAATTTTGTGTGGTGGTGATGATGATTTGGCTTAATTTAGTGTGCTTAGAAAGCAAGGCCTCAATCCGTGCTACAGTAGACTTGCACCCAAAAATCCACATATATGCATTGCTGCAACGTGGTGCATCTACAGTTTAGTTGTTGATCGAATTTACAAATTAAGtataaaaaatatgtactaTTTTATTAGCACAGCAGCAATTTGGTCGCACATGATGCTACAGGAAACTCAGATGTGATTTTCTCTGGAATGAAGTTGCATTTTAACTAGTATTTTTAAAGCTTTTGCTGCTTTCATTTCCCACAAGGCTACACATTTATGCTGCCTTTGCTACCCACCTATGTAGCCATTTCGTCATCAGCTGTGAACTATAGCTAACTGCTAACCAAAGTACCAAACCATTTGAGGAGCCCCCCTAACTTCATGTGATTGCTGTGAGCTGTAACTCATCGTATGGACCAGAATAATGACTTTGAGCACATGGTGGTGTATATTTTGCTACAGTAATATGTAGAAAAATAATCACGATCAGTGACTCCAGTGGTGAAAATTGTCATACAAGATACAGGCAATTTAGGATGTCATAGCACTGAATTTCATGACATCAGCTTTCAGTAGGCAAGAACTCAACCAAGTGATTTCTTCTGGCATACATGTACAGGTGCAAATTGTTTTTCTAGGGCTTGTTCGGTTAATACCGAAGAGGaagggattggaggggattaaTTCCACACCTCAATAGGTGTGGAACAAATCCCCTCTAATTCCCCTTCAATCCCCTTCTAAGAGGGATTAACTGAGCAAAGCCTTAAGGAACCAATGCTAAGTCTGttggggaaaaaaattacaagtatACCTGGGGCTGGGACATACTTTGTCAATAGCAACACTGAAGATGGAAAGAGTCACAAACATAAAAATATCAACCATGTCATATATCAGCTTCCTCGAATATGCAATTACTCATTTACTTTACGATCAACCAGAAAAGGCTAGCCTCCAATAGCTCTGCCGATATCTAGGCATTAAAGCATATCAGGAAAAACAGTAACTAATTGATTTGAGTTGAGAAAACAGTGCCCACCATCAGTAACTTTCAAGTACCCTGTTCCATCAAACAACTGATTCAATGTGCAAGATAACTGATTATTTTGTAGCAGGATACAAAATGGAAAACTAGTGAACTATGAACTGTATGATCTAGGCATCTAACCACACTCTTCAGATCCTACTCACCACAGGAACGGGAAAAGAAATGGATAATTGTACCTTCACCCAGAAATGACAGCAAGGGATAGCTTATTATCTGTGGGCACACAACAGAATCTGCCGACATGAAGAAGAAAATGACCTTGTGCTGTAACAAGATAACAATGTCAGCTTGGTGATACATACTTTGGAGTATTGATGTAAGAAGGGGAcattcaatcaatcaatcagcaAGCTTGTAACCAAGCTATCTATTAGTAGATGTAAGATTTACATGTGTACTTAGAATGTTGAAACCAAGCTCATTGTGTATTTTCTGGAAGTCATACTCCAGATTTCAAGAAGTGATATATAAAACTACAAAAAGTGAGAACAAACTCTTGAGAAAACATATGCTTAGGAAACAAACACTCTGTAAGGAATGCATCTGTTGTATATTTACACCCAGTGCCGTTGCATGTTTCTGAGATGAAACAGTAAATAAACGTAGCTTTTAGAAGAAGGAAACTCCCATCATCATGGGAGTAATTTTCTTTCTAGTCGGTTGGTCTATTCCATCCTGCCTTCCACTATCTGTAGTCTGTACTAGTTAGAATCAATGGACTGCATTTCTAGATGAGAAGATTTAGCTGACATCATCCAGTTGGTATTATCATGCAAAATTGGTCCTGAAAAAAACTAAACAGGAGGGATTATCTGGGAATAGTAACTTCAACATTTTTCTCTTGTTTTTCCCCCTCTTATGTGAGAGGGGTAGTTGATTATTCAGTGCCCAACTTCAAGCAAGCTTGTACAGTAGGACTTAGTGGGAGGTCTGTGTGTCCTTTCAGTATAACTTCTGGCTGCTTCCCTGAAGCTCTGACTATACCTTGACAGGATAGGAAGATATTACTAAAAGAACAAGTGACATTATCTATATATGAGGTCATTTAATAATAAAAACCCTTCAAAATTACATGTGCATGTAAGTGAGACTACCAATATTTAGGCTCCTCAGTCCTCACCAACCCATCTGAGTTACAGCTTTCAAGTAAAAGACCTGACACTTTCAAGTCCGTACCATGATTCTCCAATGGTTGAGCTAGTCAATGTTATAGATAAGATCACATAGAAGTAACCACTGAGCTACCATCTCGTGTTTGTGCAGTAACCACTAACCAACAGGCTCATGATTCCATTAAAATGCAAGGTTTTAGACAGATTACATGGATTTGGTATACATTCGATGGATATGGTTAGTTGATTACTGCTCATGTAACGGAGGTGGCTAGCTTTTAAAATGCATGAAAAAGAGAATGGGTCTAGTATTTCCATCACTACATCAGCTAAATGCACTGAATAACAACCTGGATTACCAACCTTCCAGCTAAGAAAACGCGTAATCGATGCCGCTTAACATTAAAGGTACTCTTGATTAGAGggtaatttatatatttaggttTTGAATATTGATCTTCATGGCCACTTTGCGTTTTGAACTAAGGTACCCTCAGTAAGGTATCCCTCTTGCTTTATTTAGCAATTAGCACAATGACTTTCTGAAAAGGTTGAAAGAAATGACTGGGCTTAAAGGAAAATGTTGTGCCTGCCTCTTCAgacaaaaatataattaaaaaatgcTAGGAAGTGTAGCTTGTCTACCTACAAAATCATCCAAGATTGATCACTCTATCTGACAGATAATGAGAGCATGGAATTAGTTCTAGCAGGCTGTACCAACGGCATATGCATGACAAATTGGCAATGCTAATAGTAAGCTAACAATTAGAACTGGAATGCTCCTCTTGTTCATTCATTGGCATCGTTCCCGAATACGACCCAACGCAGCATGGAGATCTTGTGTGCATTCCTCGATTCAGTCTCAAGCTATATTGTTGCCGATGCTGAATTACATGAGCACACGGAAGTATTGGTCTTCCAAGATATCATCATAAGACAAAAGTACCAGAAGAAGGGACTAGACTGTACAAAACCTACACCCTCATGGGTCCTTGCTGCAACCAAACTCTACGACTTCGCGTATCTGCTCATGTCATTGCAGAGGACTACTACTGAAGGTTGCAAGGTGTTTCACATATTGTCATTCACATATAACAACACTTCACTAAAAACTAGTGTGAGAGGAGACACATGCCTCTAAATTTGGCCTACATCAAAGTTGTTCTTCCACCCCCAAAATCAACATGCATCGATCGGTTCATCTCATGGGGGGACAAGACAAGGGCGACGCATTCAGATATTGCGACCATGTGTGTCAGTAAGACAAGCAAGTATACCCACCAAGATCGCGGCAAGATCGGAAAGCTAGGGCACGGATCGCAGCGAGGAGATGTGTACAGGAGACTAGAAAGCGAAGCGAGCAAAAGTGCAGTGGAATCTTTGGTTGGTAATGGACGGAACGGGCGCACACTGACCGAGCGGAGGCGCGGACTTCGCCGAggtggcggtgacggcgacctcgcaccctttcccttcccccaccaccggaggaggaaggggagggcgcCGTCGGAGGGGAGGGCGTACGGCCCGCGCTTGGAAGGGGACGCCATTGACGAGGGCGCAACACAACAGTGCGTTGGATGGCGATGGCTGGAGGGCGAACTCCTGTCTTTTTCAGAAAGTTCAGATTGTTTTTTGTAGAAAACAATAAGGATTTGTTTGGAATGAACTCCCTCCATCCTTTTTTATATGTAACGTTggttaatttaaaaataaatataaaagcGTCAAATATGAAAATACAGAGGGAATATGAATTTCGTAGTCAATTCCACCTTAAATCCCTTcgaaattcctatgttttttttaagaggCCTAAACTCTTTTAAAGGTACACATTTTTTTATTCAATTGTTATGGACTGACCgggtaaataaaaaaatgaattcttGGAATTTTTCCTATGTTGACTTCGTTATATATGAAAGAGATGCATccgaatgaaaaataaaaattgttcatgtagcaaaagtaaaaaaaaagagcaaaataaGGGTGGTGATTTGTTTTAAAGCGGAAAAGATATACTTTGACACCCTCGACTATGGTATCAACTATGGTATGAGTAATTCATATTCGAACACACAAATACCGGATATATTGATttctccaactattaaaacgAGCATAAACGGTGACCCTGATTGATTTGGAAAACAGTTTTGGCTGACGTAGCATCTACG encodes:
- the LOC4346238 gene encoding MYB-like transcription factor ODO1, whose product is MGRQPCCDKKKVKRGPWTAEEDKKLISFILTHGRCCWRAVPKLAGLLRCGKSCRLRWTNYLRPDLKRGLLTADEEQLVVDLHAKLGNRWSKIAAKLPGRTDNEIKNHWNTHIKKKLIKMGIDPATHQPLPNTKVVSQTRTSTLSTATTESAKSNGMAYPFDPEGGCSRDMSVPTDSMEQSSRNTSSHGLDPLVNWLLEAELPADEPWLNFTSSNEDDFSGIVKQSAWDGSTTDWLLDYQDFSMDDSSLIDGARVQNSDGLNF